The region CTCACGCGTGGTGCGGTCAATCAGCTTGAGGCCGATTTCGCCCTCCAGTTCGCGCACACAGCGGCTGACCGCCGATTGCGTCAGCCCGATCTCATCGCCAGCACGACTGAAGCTCTGCAAACGCGCGACCTCGATGAAAACCCTTAGCTGGCGCAGCGTCACATTCATTTACCAACCTCATTAATAGCATCGTTTAATGCGCATTGTATGGCGAAATGTCGCACAGGAGCCGCACTGGATTATCTCGCCGCATTGCAGCAATAAGGCGCAAACGCACGCTGGCCGGGCTTGATTGCACAAGATTGGTGATTGTCCCGATTTGCGAGATGGGTTTTTTGGATTCTTATACGCCCCTAGCTAGCGCCCGCGCTGGCCCGCTGTTACGGGGCTTTCAGGCAGTTGGACTTAACTTGGCACACTTCCTGCATTTACATGCACACAGGGTCGGCGCCATGACATCTGACTGCATAGCAGACCGTGGCAAGCCCGACCCCCTTGGCACTCGCCTATCGAGTGCATGGAGAGTGCGCGGCGCGGGGCAGCGCACCGGAGTTAGCTTCGCTGAGGTGAAACATGATGCTGTTCGACGATTTGAGAGACAACGAGTGGGCACTGGTCGAGGCGTTGTTCTGTGCGGAGCCAGCACGGAGTGAACGACGCGGTCGACCACGTGTGGAAGCGCGCGCGGTTGTCAACGCCGTGCTTTGGGTGCTGTCGACGGGCGAAGGCTGGTCCAAGCTGCCCGGCCGGTATCCGTCGCCGCCGACTTGCCGCCGCCGCTTCGACGAGTGGCAAGCCGATGGTACGCTCGCCGAAATAGTTAAGCGACTCGGCACGAGCGGCCGCGAAATTTCGCTGCGCGGACGCATTGGCGCGACCGCTGCGAAACCGCCGGCACCGCCGAGCCGCGACCGTCTGCGCGGCGCATTCTGGACCAATCCGGAATCGTGGCGCGCGCCGGTCAAGATGGCCTGACGCGAATTGTTTTGCCTCCGGGCGCCTGCGGGCGCCCGGCGTGTATCTGGGCCGCGACGCGTTCACGCGCTCGTCCGGCCTGTCATGGGCACCGCTCCACGGCGCGCCCATCGTAGTCGTCCGCTTCAGCTTCCCCGCGTTTGCCGTCGTGCGGCTTCGGATACCTGAAACCGCATGAATGTTGCGGGTGAAACATCCATTTACTATTGCTTACAGCGTGCTTTCGCTACTCGGCATACCGTATGGATATGCAAACAGGCCTTGAGTCGATCGGCTTGATGGGAGCTCAGCATGAAACCAATGTCACTGCTTCTGTGCGGCATTGTCGTTTCATCAATGGCCGCGCCGGCGCTCGCACAGCAGCGCCCACAAGGGTGGAACTGGCGGCCGGATCACACGGCTTCCGTCGACGCCTCGCAACAAAGCGAAACACGCAACCGCGGCTTCACGCCGCCGGCGCCGCGAGGCGATTTGCGCGGCGATATCGCAAGCAATGTCCGCACACGACCAGAGCCGCCACGCGAAGATCCGACGCGACGCCGCTAGACGCGGGCATTTCATGCGTCAGATGTCGTGATGATAGTGCGCTGTAGTACGAATTAAGGGATCGGGGGAACCACCCGGCGCTTCACCAGTCTCATTCAATGCCATAAGCACAGCGTGGCAGTAGTAATTCCGGTACGCCCGTATCCTTGCGATACGGGCTTTTTTTTGCCTGAACAGTGCAGTGGTGACGGCACGCGCAGTGCCCGCGAATCAGCAGAGAATAAAACTGCCGCCGGCCGCGTCGTGCGGCCGGGGAAACAGTGCTAGCCCGCTCAGTGACCCTAAGGCCTGACTTCGAGAGTAGCTGTTGCGCGCGTGTCGGTTGTAGCGACGACGTAGTCGTTCATCCGCTGCGCAGCCCAGGTCAGCATGCGTTCGGCGTGCTCGAGTCGCGCAAACTCGGCTCTGCCCCGCTCGGTCAGCACGGCAATATCGACAGGGGCATGAAAACCCGGAGCAGGCGCGACCGTGCGCTGCCGGACCGTGTCCATCAAACCCAGCGCCCGAAGATGTTGGAAGACGCCCGGCCGTCTGGCCCATGGCACCTGGCGATATTGCGCCCGCCGCAGCGCTTCAAGTACCGCTTCGTTGGAATACGTGGTCATCTCACTTCTTTCTTAAAGTGCAGCTATGACACATCTTTGCCCAACACGTCACCGCGCCACCAGTGATGCGCATAGCATCCGCTTATGGCTGAAAACCGGCTGCATGCGATGCATGCTAGCTCCCGCCAAATGCTGCTTGGTCTTGTTTTTCGGGATCCCCGTCTCAACGCATGATAGCGTTCTGTCCACAAGCCGACGATGCAACCGCTGCGGCGCGATAGCAAGCCAGTGGATTGTCCCGAAAGTCATACGTTACCCCATTTAAATTGATTCTATTCACTTTATTAGCGCTTTTTTTTGCAGCAATCGTGCTATGGAAACGCGCCCGCCGGCACCTTGCAGTTTGCACGATCGCCCTGTTCTGGCTGCTCGCCGCCGGCTGGCTGACTGCTCCGTTGCTCGAACTGGCACAGCCGCATCGGCAGACAAACGCGCCCGCGAGGTTCGCGCCGCGCACGGCGATCATCATGCTGGGCGGCGGCACCGAATACGACGACGAAGACGTGCTGGTTCCGCCGCGCGACGTGCTTGCGCGCATCGCCGTAAGCGCTGACAACTACGCCGCATGCAAACGCACGGCAACGACGTGCGAGGTGATCGTGAGCGGTGGCAATCCGCAGCGGCATCGAGCGACCGAAGCCGATACTTACCTGCCCTACCTGCTGCGCAAACAGGTGCCGCGCGCGGATATCGTGCTGGAAAACCGCAGCCGCACGACTTACGAAAACGCGCGCAACGTATCGGCTATCGTCGAACGCGCACGCTACGATTCGTTGATACTCGTCACCTCCGCGTATCAGATGCCTCGCGCGTTGCTCGACTTCCAGCGCTTCGGGCTCGCGCCGCAACCGCTGATCTCAAGTGCGCGGCACGCACGTCTCGGTCTACTGCCGCGCTATGACAATCTTGTGAATGCTGAGATCGCGCTGCACGAACTCATTGGAATTGCACAATTTCATGTCTATCGTGCAATCGGCTGGTTCTGAATGACCGCTGCAACGGGGACGTTATTTATTTAGAAATGCGAATATTTTTCAGCGTCGGCAATACACGACCGAGTTGTATGGAATCTCGTGACCGGTATTGGCTGCGGGCCGAAAGTAACAAGGTGTAACGAATTGTCATCGCCGTTACAAAATGTCCGCTGGAGCGGATATTGCTCGCTAGAATGCATTGTCTTTCCGATTGGACAGGCAACTACTCGGGTCCACAACCACTCTACGGAGGTAACATGAAGAAAGTGTCCCTGGCGATCCTGGTTTCCCTCAGCGCCGTAACGGGCGCGGCTTATGCGCAGGACAAGGGTGTCACGATGAGCACCGATCCGGCCAAGGCCGCCGACGTCGAACAGCGCGCGCAAGATTTGCAAAACCGGCAGCAGACAATGGAAAGCGCACCGGCCATGCCGGCCAAACAACATAAGATGGCCCCGCATCATCATAAGAAGGCCGCCAAGGCCGACGCCGCGAGTTCATAAGCGTAGTTGACCGCGTCACCTGCGGCCTCGCCGCGAAGGTGAAAAGCCGAAGCCGGCACCGCCGGTTTCGGCTTTTTTGTTGTCTAATGGACTTGAGCGTGTTCGATGCGTGGCGTGCCGGCGCGCCGGCCGGGGCCTCGTTGAAGAAGCGCTGCCGGCGTGTCACACGCCCCTGCGCGCGGCGGACGGTATGCTAAAGTCGCGCACCGACCGGAAGCCCAACCGGAATCCCCCCACAACCCGTGCGCACCTTGGTGCGGAGGACAGCATGAGCAACATCCAGCTAGATATCGAATGGACTGAAGCAGCATCCCGCAAAATCGAAAAACTGATGCCGCGTGGCGGTCAGGAAGCGTTCCTCGCGCTGCCGCCCGTCGAGTGCCTGCCGATGGAAGGTGACGTGCTGTTTCTCGGCCCGGACGGCAAGCAGCAACCGTTCATCGTCGCCGAGCGCCAATATCATCACGATGGCGACGCCGACTGGACCATCATCCTGATTCTCGACGTCCCGCAAGCAACTCACTAAAAGCAAACGGCGAGCGACGCACAGGCCAGATCTGGCCAGGCAGCCCGCTCGCCGTTACCGGGCGGTTCACATCCTGCTGAACCGCCTTTCAGCCGCTTTGTACCCTGCTTTACACTCCGCTTTACGCTCTCTACGCAATCTTCGACACGACGCGAATTTCCGCGTGTTCGACCCAATCCGCAACTGTTTTCCTGTAAGCCGCGATGTGCGCGGATCTGGCATGCGCGGCCAGCGCGTCCTGGCTTTCCCAACGCTCGACAAACACGAACCGGCGCGGCTCCTGCACGTCGCGATGCAGGTCGTATTGAAGCGCGCCCTGCTCTTTGCGCGTCGGCCCGACGATGCCCTCGAGCGCCTCACGCAATTGCTCTTCATAGCCCGGCTTTGCCACCGAGATTGCGACCACCGCGATTTCCGCCATGCTTGATCTCCGTTTCACGAAAATCAGCAGCATACCCGCCGCCCGGCAAACGTGCAGGCGGCCAAAGACCTGCCGCCCGCTAAACGTCTGAGCACCGTCCTCACCTGGAGTTTGGCGGGCATCCGCTTGCCGCCCTGTTACGCTGGGCCTCATACGCTTGACTCATACGCTTGATTCATGGGCTCAGATGCGCCCGGCAAACGTCTGCGAAGCGCTCGCAGCCGTGCCCAACCCACGCGCCGGTGGCCGGTTTACCGCGAATCAGCCATTGCCCGCGTCTGTGATAACGCGCACATTCATGCGAAGTACGAACTGTTAGACTGGTTTGACTAATCCGCCGGAGTCCAGCATGGCTGGCATCGCTCTCCGCGTTCCCGGGCCTTGCCCGCATCACCCTGCCAACGCTTGGCCTGTGCATCCGTTGCGCGCAAAATCTGCTTGTGCGCCCCATCACCCGCTTGCTGTGATGTCCTTATGCCCGCTCTCATGCCCGCCCTTATGCCAACCGTCAGTGAATTGACCCTGAGCGGCCTGCTCCCGCATCTGGTCCGGGACGAGTCCGGCTGGACCGCGACATGGCGCGCGTTGACCTTGCATAGCGTATTCCAGCCGGTGCTGTCGGTGACGCACCAATGCGTGGTCGGCTATGAGGGACTGCTGCGCGCGTTCGATCCGGTCGGCTTGCCGGTGTCGCCGGAGGTGCTGTTTTCCGGTACCCGCTCGGCCGCCGAGGCCCGCGAACTCGACCGCATCGCGCGCTGCCTGCATGTGGCAAATTTCATGGAGCAAGGCATCGAGACAGGTTGGCTATTTCTGAACACGCGTCCACAGGTGTTCGAAACCGGCTGGCCGCAGCGCACCTTTATCGACGAGCTTTCGGCGCACTTCGGCCTGCCGCAGGAGCGCATCGTGATCGAAGTGCTCGAACAGCCGGCCGACGACGAATCCGCCGTCGCGAGCATGCTCGCCGCCTCGCAGCCGCGTGACTTCCTGATCGCGATCGACGACTTCGGCACCGGCTTTTCGAACTTCGACCGCGTGTGGCGCTTCCGCCCCGACATCGTCAAGCTCGACCGCTCGCTGGTAGCGCGCGCCGGCAAGCGCAAAGGCGACGACTCGATGATCAGCCACCTGATCGCGATGCTGCATCAGTCCGGCACGCTGGTGCTGGCCGAAGGCGTCGAAACCGACGAAGAACTGATGATCCTGATGCAGGCCGACGTCGATTTTGTGCAGGGTTTCTGGCTCGGCCAGCCGAAGGGCTCGGTGCAGGCAGCGTGCGCGAAGGTGCCCGCGCTGATCGAATCGATCTGGAGTAAGTTCGCCGATTACGAACGCGTCCATGCCGGCCACCAGCGGCTCGGCTTCGAAGGTTTCGCCGAAGCGGTGCTGGCCGCCGCCGACACGTTCAAAGCGACCGGCGATCTGCAGCAGGCGGCGCAAAACATCTGGCATTTGCGCGAGGCGCGCCGGGTGTTCGTCACCGACGGTCAGGGCGAACAGACTCAGCCATCGGTAACGGCCGCCTCGGTGCCGCCGCCACCGCTGCGGCTCGCGCCGCTCTACACCGACACGCGCAGCAACTGGTCGCGGCGCACCTATTTCAAGCATGCTTTGGCCGCTCCAGGACGTGTCGCAATGATGGGTCCTCATTATTCGCTGGCCGACGGCGAGGACTGCTATACCGCGGCGATCGCGTTCGAGCGCGACGGCGACACCCACGTGCTTTGCGTCGACTTCGTGCCGACACCCTTGCCGGGCGGTGTGCGCTCCGCAGGCCGGGGCGGCAAGCGCTGAGCCTTAATCGTCCACCCGGCCGCGGCCGGATTTAATCTCACTGCGTTTCGCCTTGCCGTCGAGGCGGCGCAGATTCGACGCGCGCGTCGGCCGGGTCGCGACGCGCGGCTTGCGCGTCACGCTGACGCTTTCGATCAGTTCATCGAGCCGCGCCAATGCCGCCGCGCGATTCATCTCCTGGGTGCGATGCTCCTGCGCCTTGATGATCACGACGCCGTCGCGCGTGAGCCGATGGTCGGACAACGCCAGCAGACGCATCTTCAGCACCTCCGGCAACGACGAAGCCTGAACGTCGAAACGCAGGTGGATAGCGCTCGACACCTTGTTGACGTTCTGACCGCCCGCCCCTTGCGCGCGCACTGCGGTCAATTCGATTTCATTCGGCGGGATCGGATAACGGGAGGTCATGACGCAATAAAGGGCTAAGAACACGCAAGTGTACACAGGGCGGATCGACTACCGACGACGACTATCGGCTATCGACCGCGCCCACCGATGCGAAAAACTATTTGCGTGCGAACGGCCAGTTCATCGATACTGCAGTTTTCCGCTTACAGCGTAAATTCATATGAAGCTCCGCCCGGGTTTTGTGCTGGAACTAGCCGTTAACTTCCTGCTGCCGTGGCTCGCTTACCGGTTCGCACTGCCTCATCTGGGCGAGACGGGCGCGCTAATCGCATCCGCTGTGCCGCCGATCGTCTGGAGCCTGATCGAGCTGGCGCGATTCCGCCGCGTCGACGCGTTGAGCGTCGTGGTCGTGGCCGGCATCGTACTGTCGGTCGCGGCGATGGCGCTGGGCGGCAGTCCACGCATGCTGTTGCTGCGTGAGTCGCTGGTGTCCGGCGCGGTGGGCGTGGTGTTTCTGTTGTCGTTGCCGATGCGCCGTCCGCTGATCTTCTTTCTCGCGCGCGCCACTGTCGCCCGTGAAATGGAAGGCGGCGCAGCGCGCTTCGAGGCACTGTGGCGCGAGCGCCCTGCGCTCGCTACTTCGCTGCGGCTGATGACGCTGGTGTGGGGAGTCGGCCTGACCGGCGAAACCGCGCTGCGTGCATGGATGGCCCTCACGTGGCCGATCGAGCGCTTCCTGGTGGTCTCGCCGTTCATCGGCTACGGCATCTACGGCGGCTTGACGCTGTGGACGCTGTGGTATCGCAAGACCATGCGCAGCCGGGTCGAGGCGCGCGTGCAGCCGGACGGCATCGCGAGCTGAGCGGGGCGGGCTACTCGGCTGCTCCGGGTACTCCGGCGTGCCGTGCATCAACCCCGCCCGCGCCATATTCCTACGCACCGCGCCACGCCTCGGCAATTCGTGCGGCCAGCCCAGAGTCACGCTGCGTGGGTGTCGCGATAGCCTGCGCCAG is a window of Paraburkholderia sp. IMGN_8 DNA encoding:
- a CDS encoding YdcF family protein translates to MLWKRARRHLAVCTIALFWLLAAGWLTAPLLELAQPHRQTNAPARFAPRTAIIMLGGGTEYDDEDVLVPPRDVLARIAVSADNYAACKRTATTCEVIVSGGNPQRHRATEADTYLPYLLRKQVPRADIVLENRSRTTYENARNVSAIVERARYDSLILVTSAYQMPRALLDFQRFGLAPQPLISSARHARLGLLPRYDNLVNAEIALHELIGIAQFHVYRAIGWF
- a CDS encoding putative quinol monooxygenase, with the translated sequence MAEIAVVAISVAKPGYEEQLREALEGIVGPTRKEQGALQYDLHRDVQEPRRFVFVERWESQDALAAHARSAHIAAYRKTVADWVEHAEIRVVSKIA
- a CDS encoding EAL domain-containing protein, with the protein product MPTVSELTLSGLLPHLVRDESGWTATWRALTLHSVFQPVLSVTHQCVVGYEGLLRAFDPVGLPVSPEVLFSGTRSAAEARELDRIARCLHVANFMEQGIETGWLFLNTRPQVFETGWPQRTFIDELSAHFGLPQERIVIEVLEQPADDESAVASMLAASQPRDFLIAIDDFGTGFSNFDRVWRFRPDIVKLDRSLVARAGKRKGDDSMISHLIAMLHQSGTLVLAEGVETDEELMILMQADVDFVQGFWLGQPKGSVQAACAKVPALIESIWSKFADYERVHAGHQRLGFEGFAEAVLAAADTFKATGDLQQAAQNIWHLREARRVFVTDGQGEQTQPSVTAASVPPPPLRLAPLYTDTRSNWSRRTYFKHALAAPGRVAMMGPHYSLADGEDCYTAAIAFERDGDTHVLCVDFVPTPLPGGVRSAGRGGKR
- the arfB gene encoding alternative ribosome rescue aminoacyl-tRNA hydrolase ArfB gives rise to the protein MTSRYPIPPNEIELTAVRAQGAGGQNVNKVSSAIHLRFDVQASSLPEVLKMRLLALSDHRLTRDGVVIIKAQEHRTQEMNRAAALARLDELIESVSVTRKPRVATRPTRASNLRRLDGKAKRSEIKSGRGRVDD
- a CDS encoding VC0807 family protein → MKLRPGFVLELAVNFLLPWLAYRFALPHLGETGALIASAVPPIVWSLIELARFRRVDALSVVVVAGIVLSVAAMALGGSPRMLLLRESLVSGAVGVVFLLSLPMRRPLIFFLARATVAREMEGGAARFEALWRERPALATSLRLMTLVWGVGLTGETALRAWMALTWPIERFLVVSPFIGYGIYGGLTLWTLWYRKTMRSRVEARVQPDGIAS